Proteins encoded in a region of the Veillonella parvula genome:
- a CDS encoding lysozyme family protein encodes MKLKTLVIGGSGLFLMVFSLLLFVAILFSDEQDSGISNIHYGGVNVSAEVLAHKPMVEKYAKEYGVEEYVNILLAIIQVESGGTAEDVMQSSESLGLPPNSLSTEESIKQGVKYFSELLASSERLSVDLESVIQSYNYGGGFLGYVANRGNKYTFELAQSFSKEYSGGEKVSYPNPIAIPINGGWRYNYGNMFYVQLVTQYLVTTEFDDDTVQAIMDEALKYEGWRYVYGGASPTTSFDCSGLTQWTYGKAGINLPRTAQQQYDVTQHIPLSEAQAGDLVFFHSTYNAGSYITHVGIYLGNNRMFHAGDPIGYADLTSPYWQQHLVGAGRIKQ; translated from the coding sequence ATGAAGTTGAAAACTTTAGTGATTGGTGGTTCTGGATTATTCTTGATGGTCTTCTCACTGCTTCTGTTTGTTGCCATTTTATTTTCAGATGAACAGGACAGCGGAATTTCCAATATTCATTATGGAGGTGTGAATGTTTCCGCAGAAGTGCTGGCTCATAAGCCTATGGTAGAAAAATATGCCAAAGAATATGGCGTTGAAGAATATGTCAACATACTTCTTGCGATTATACAGGTGGAATCGGGCGGTACTGCGGAAGATGTTATGCAGTCCTCGGAATCCCTCGGTCTTCCACCTAATTCATTGAGTACAGAAGAATCCATTAAGCAAGGTGTGAAGTATTTCAGTGAATTATTAGCCAGTAGCGAAAGGCTCAGTGTAGATTTAGAATCGGTTATCCAGTCCTACAATTATGGTGGTGGTTTCTTAGGGTATGTGGCTAATCGTGGAAATAAATATACCTTTGAACTGGCTCAAAGTTTCTCAAAAGAGTATTCAGGTGGCGAAAAAGTGTCTTACCCCAATCCCATAGCCATACCTATCAATGGGGGCTGGCGATACAACTATGGCAATATGTTTTATGTGCAACTGGTAACGCAGTATCTTGTCACAACAGAGTTTGATGATGATACGGTACAAGCCATCATGGACGAAGCACTGAAATATGAGGGCTGGCGATACGTTTACGGTGGAGCTTCCCCGACTACTTCTTTTGATTGTAGCGGACTGACACAATGGACGTATGGAAAAGCTGGAATTAACTTACCACGAACCGCACAACAGCAATATGATGTGACCCAGCATATCCCACTATCGGAAGCACAAGCTGGCGATTTGGTTTTCTTTCATTCTACCTATAACGCTGGCTCTTATATTACTCATGTTGGGATATACCTTGGCAATAACCGTATGTTTCATGCAGGCGACCCAATCGGTTATGCCGACTTAACAAGCCCCTACTGGCAACAGCATTTAGTGGGAGCAGGACGAATCAAACAATGA
- a CDS encoding conjugal transfer protein — protein sequence MRKEDLMMKFRKNQNKEKQIPKEKKPRVYKVNPHKKVVIALWVLLGLSFSFAIFKHFTAIDTHTIHETTIIEKEYVDTHHVENFVENFAKVYYSWEQSDKSIDNRMESLKGYLTDELQALNVDTVRKDIPVSSSVRGFQIWTVEPTGDNEFNVTYSVDQLITEGENTKTVHSAYIVSVYVDGSGNMVLVKNPTITNIPKKSSYKPKAIESEGTVDSITTNEINEFLTTFFKLYPTATASELSYYVNDGILKPIGKEYIFQELVNPIHNRKDNQVTVSLTVEYIDQQTKATQVSQFDLVLEKNGSNWKIIE from the coding sequence ATGAGAAAGGAAGATTTAATGATGAAATTTAGAAAAAATCAGAATAAAGAAAAACAGATACCAAAGGAAAAGAAACCTCGTGTCTATAAGGTCAATCCTCATAAAAAGGTTGTGATTGCCTTGTGGGTACTTTTAGGGCTTAGTTTCAGCTTTGCGATATTCAAGCACTTTACAGCTATAGATACTCATACTATTCACGAAACAACTATCATAGAAAAGGAATACGTTGATACTCATCATGTAGAAAATTTTGTAGAGAACTTTGCGAAAGTCTACTATTCATGGGAGCAATCCGATAAGTCCATTGATAATCGAATGGAAAGTCTAAAAGGCTATCTGACAGATGAACTTCAAGCTCTCAATGTTGATACAGTACGCAAAGATATTCCTGTATCGTCTTCTGTAAGAGGATTTCAGATATGGACGGTAGAGCCAACTGGCGACAATGAGTTTAATGTAACCTACAGTGTAGACCAGCTCATTACAGAGGGAGAAAATACAAAGACCGTCCACTCTGCTTATATAGTGAGTGTCTATGTAGATGGTTCTGGAAATATGGTACTGGTTAAGAATCCGACCATTACCAACATACCTAAGAAATCAAGTTATAAACCAAAAGCCATTGAAAGTGAGGGGACGGTTGATTCCATTACAACCAATGAAATCAATGAGTTTTTAACGACGTTCTTCAAGCTCTATCCTACAGCGACAGCCAGTGAACTTTCCTACTATGTGAATGACGGGATATTAAAACCAATCGGAAAAGAGTACATCTTTCAAGAACTGGTAAATCCTATTCACAATCGTAAGGATAATCAAGTCACGGTATCGCTGACAGTGGAGTATATCGACCAGCAGACCAAAGCAACGCAGGTATCTCAATTTGATTTGGTACTTGAAAAGAACGGGAGTAATTGGAAGATTATAGAATAA
- the tet(M) gene encoding tetracycline resistance ribosomal protection protein Tet(M): MKIINIGVLAHVDAGKTTLTESLLYNSGAITELGSVDRGTTKTDNTLLERQRGITIQTAITSFQWKNTKVNIIDTPGHMDFLAEVYRSLSVLDGAILLISAKDGVQAQTRILFHALRKIGIPTIFFINKIDQNGIDLSTVYQDIKEKLSAEIVIKQKVELHPNMRVMNFTESEQWDMVIEGNDYLLEKYTSGKLLEALELEQEESIRFHNCSLFPVYHGSAKNNIGIDNLIEVITNKFYSSTHRGQSELCGKVFKIEYSEKRQRLAYIRLYSGVLHLRDSVRISEKEKIKITEMYTSINGELCKIDKAYSGEIVILQNEFLKLNSVLGDTKLLPQRERIENPLPLLQTTVEPSKPQQREMLLDALLEISDSDPLLRYYVDSATHEIILSFLGKVQMEVTCALLQEKYHVEIEIKEPTVIYMERPLKKAEYTIHIEVPPNPFWASIGLSVAQLPLGSGVQYESSVSLGYLNQSFQNAVMEGIRYGCEQGLYGWNVTDCKICFKYGLYYSPVSTPADFRMLAPIVLEQVLKKAGTELLEPYLSFKIYAPQEYLSRAYNDAPKYCANIVDTQLKNNEVILSGEIPARCIQEYRSDLTFFTNGRSVCLTELKGYHVTTGEPVCQPRRPNSRIDKVRYMFNKIT; this comes from the coding sequence ATGAAAATTATTAATATTGGAGTTTTAGCTCATGTTGATGCGGGAAAAACTACCTTAACAGAAAGCTTATTATATAACAGTGGAGCGATTACAGAATTAGGAAGCGTGGACAGAGGTACAACGAAAACGGATAATACGCTTTTAGAACGTCAGAGAGGAATTACAATTCAGACGGCGATAACCTCTTTTCAGTGGAAAAATACTAAGGTGAACATCATAGACACGCCAGGACATATGGATTTTTTAGCAGAAGTATATCGTTCATTATCAGTATTAGATGGGGCAATTCTACTGATTTCTGCAAAAGATGGCGTACAAGCACAAACTCGTATATTGTTTCATGCACTTAGGAAAATAGGTATTCCCACAATCTTTTTTATCAATAAGATTGACCAAAATGGAATTGATTTATCAACGGTTTATCAGGATATTAAAGAGAAACTTTCTGCGGAAATTGTAATCAAACAGAAGGTAGAACTGCATCCTAATATGCGTGTAATGAACTTTACCGAATCTGAACAATGGGATATGGTAATAGAAGGAAATGATTACCTTTTGGAGAAATATACGTCTGGGAAATTATTGGAAGCATTAGAACTCGAACAAGAGGAAAGCATAAGATTTCATAATTGTTCCCTGTTCCCTGTTTATCACGGAAGTGCAAAAAACAATATAGGGATTGATAACCTTATAGAAGTGATTACGAATAAATTTTATTCATCAACACATCGAGGTCAGTCTGAACTTTGCGGAAAAGTTTTCAAAATTGAGTATTCGGAAAAAAGACAGCGTCTTGCATATATACGTCTTTATAGTGGCGTACTGCATTTGCGAGATTCGGTTAGAATATCGGAAAAGGAAAAAATAAAAATTACAGAAATGTATACTTCAATAAATGGTGAATTATGTAAAATCGATAAGGCTTATTCCGGGGAAATTGTTATTTTGCAGAATGAGTTTTTGAAGTTAAATAGTGTTCTTGGAGATACAAAGCTATTGCCACAGAGAGAGAGAATTGAAAATCCCCTCCCTCTGCTGCAAACGACTGTTGAACCGAGCAAACCTCAACAAAGGGAAATGTTACTTGATGCACTTTTAGAAATCTCCGACAGTGACCCGCTTCTGCGATATTATGTGGATTCTGCGACACATGAAATCATACTTTCTTTCTTAGGGAAAGTACAAATGGAAGTGACTTGTGCTCTGCTGCAAGAAAAGTATCATGTGGAGATAGAAATAAAAGAGCCTACAGTCATTTATATGGAAAGACCGTTAAAAAAAGCAGAGTATACCATTCACATCGAAGTTCCACCGAATCCTTTCTGGGCTTCCATTGGTCTATCTGTAGCACAGCTTCCATTAGGGAGCGGAGTACAGTATGAGAGCTCGGTTTCTCTTGGATACTTAAATCAATCGTTTCAAAATGCAGTTATGGAGGGGATACGCTATGGCTGTGAACAAGGATTGTATGGTTGGAATGTGACGGACTGTAAAATCTGTTTTAAGTATGGCTTATACTATAGCCCTGTTAGTACCCCAGCAGATTTTCGGATGCTTGCTCCTATTGTATTGGAACAAGTCTTAAAAAAAGCTGGAACAGAATTGTTAGAGCCATATCTTAGTTTTAAAATTTATGCGCCACAGGAATATCTTTCACGAGCATACAACGATGCTCCTAAATATTGTGCGAACATCGTAGACACTCAATTGAAAAATAATGAGGTCATTCTTAGTGGAGAAATCCCTGCTCGGTGTATTCAAGAATATCGTAGTGATTTAACTTTCTTTACAAATGGACGTAGTGTTTGTTTAACAGAGTTAAAAGGGTACCATGTTACTACCGGTGAACCTGTTTGCCAGCCCCGTCGTCCAAATAGTCGGATAGATAAAGTACGATATATGTTCAATAAAATAACTTAG
- a CDS encoding cysteine-rich KTR domain-containing protein, giving the protein MCPVCGNKTRLKIREDTELKKFPLYCPKCRQENLIEIKQFKVTVITEPDAKTQSR; this is encoded by the coding sequence TTGTGTCCTGTATGTGGAAATAAAACACGATTAAAGATAAGGGAAGATACTGAATTAAAAAAATTCCCCCTCTATTGTCCGAAATGCAGACAAGAAAATTTAATTGAAATAAAGCAGTTCAAAGTAACTGTGATTACAGAGCCAGACGCAAAGACGCAGAGCCGATAA
- a CDS encoding helix-turn-helix transcriptional regulator, which yields MRKKEDKYDFRAFGLAIKEARLKRGLTREQVGALIEIDPRYLTNIENKGQHPSIQVLYDLVSLLHVSVDEFFLPANNLVKSTRRLQIEKYMDSFTDKELSLMESLASGINEARNIED from the coding sequence ATGCGTAAAAAAGAAGATAAATATGATTTTAGAGCCTTTGGTTTAGCCATTAAAGAAGCTCGATTGAAACGAGGTTTAACTCGTGAACAAGTGGGAGCATTGATTGAAATTGACCCACGGTACTTAACTAATATTGAAAATAAAGGGCAACACCCCAGCATACAAGTTCTTTATGACCTTGTATCGTTACTTCATGTTTCCGTTGATGAATTTTTCTTACCTGCTAATAACTTGGTAAAAAGCACCCGACGATTACAGATAGAGAAATACATGGATAGCTTTACAGACAAAGAACTATCCTTAATGGAATCTTTAGCCAGCGGTATCAACGAAGCAAGAAACATCGAAGACTAA